The Bacteroidales bacterium genomic interval ATTCAGACAACTTGAGGATTCTTATACCCGAAAATATGGGGCTCGGTCTTGGCCTTGCCATTGCTAAAAGCTTTCATCGAATTCCTGGGAGGGAAAATATGGGTAAAATCAACACCTGTAAAGGATCTACTTTCAATTTTCATATTCCTTATCTTCCATTGGAAACTGCTGCAAACCAAAAGCAGTGACCATGCTGACGAGGACTTCAGCTCAATTACCCTCCTGGTTGCTGAAGACGATGACATTAATTATGTATATATGGAAAGGTTGCTTTCCAAAACCAATGCCAGGCTTATACGCGCACAATGGTCAGGAAGCTGTGGATCTATGCAAAAGCACTCAAAAGGTGGACCTGATCCTCATGGATATTAATATGCCATTTCTCAATGGCCTGAAGCTACAAAATTATAAAATCTCCGTCCTGATATTCCAATTATTGCAGTTACAGCCTATTCTCTCAGTGGCGACAGAGAAACATGTATAGCTTCCGGATGTAATGACTATATCCCAAAGCCTATCAGACGGGATGAACTTTTCTCGAAACTCCATCAATTCCTTGATTAGAAAGTAAACGCTATTTATTCGTTAAAATTCGTCTGTCAAATGACGGATTATAGGCATTTGTGGATAAAAAACCCAAAAAGCAAAGTGCAAAATGAAAAGTGCAAAATGAAAAAAGAAAAAAGAAAAAAGAAAATTGCAAAGTATGCTTTTAGAGTTTCAAGGTTAATTTTACCACTTAAGCTTAACTCACCTATTACATATTTGTGTTTATTCAACTGCCGTGACAGCGTTTGAGTCATTTGTGTTAATAATGTTCCCCTTGTAATTACTAATTGCATTAAAGAGAATCACCTCTTAAAATATTCTTAAGCATAAATGGATAAAAAATTCAATCCGCAAAATGCGCTGGCAGTCCAAATGGCACGCGGATCCGTCGGCTGACGGATTACTTCGCGGATTGAAACCGATCTAATTATGCAAAAGCAAATCGATTTATTCGTCCGAATAGCCGGCGGATTCGCCTTTTATTCGTTTCATTATTTCCAATAATTGCCTCTAACATCAATTTCCACCGAAGGCATGTAAATTATTTTACATGTAGGTAAAAAATCTTACATCCTCCCTCCCAGGTTTTTATTCAATCGGGGACATCCATAATTTTTTTTAAATTATTTTACATTTTTTAAAGTATTGTATAATAAGTAATTACAGGTTTTTCATTTTAATTTTTGCATTTTGCATTTTGCATTTTTGCTCTTTGGCACGACTTTGGAAATAGATATGGCACAACAACGAACTTACACAAACTAACCTCACTCAAAAAACTCTACTCCAATGAAAAACTTACTCGCCCTCGCTATCATCGTTCTCGGATTCACTGCCACTTCTTTCGCTCAGGTTACCGCAACCGCATCAACAACAGCAACCATCATCACCCCAATCGCCATTGAAAAAGATGTAGATATGAATTTCGGTAACATCGCCGTTAGTCCAACATTAGGCGGTACCGTTGTTCTCCCAACTTCAGGAGCACGCACCAAGACCGGTGGAGTTACCCTCCCAGTTGTTACAGGAACCGTTTCAGCCGCTTCATTCACAGTAACCGGAGAAGGCAACAGTACTTACTCTATCACCTTACCTTCTTCAGCCATCACATTGACCAGTCCATCAGGTACAATGACCGTTGAAAACTTTGTAAGCACCCCTTCCAACACAGGCGCCCTGAACAATGGCAGCCAGGAAGTAAAAGTAGGAGCTACCCTGAATGTAGGCGCTGCACAGGCTGCTGGAACTTATACCAACGAATCCAGCTTATTCGTGACTGTTAATTACAACTAAGATATAACAACCAAAAACCCCGCGACACCGTCCCACAAGGGCGGTGTTTTTTTTTAAAATGCAAAGTGAAAAATACAAAATGCAAAATGAAAAATGAAAAATACAAAATGAAAAATCCAAAATCCAAAATTCAAAACACGCTTACAGAAGGATTTTAAATCTGCATGGACAAGGATTTAATGCTTCGGATTGAACCAAATAAAAAAACTTACCAGGGGTTAAATTCGTGGCATGAAAACAAAATGCAAAGTGGGCAAGACTCCTTCAGCAAAACCCGCCTGACCGAGGGAATTTAGTCCGTCAGCCTTTAGATTTGCAATATATCACAGATTAATCAGATATGCACTAATCTGCAGTTCCTTGGAGTGCTCCCGGCACATATCAACGGCATAAACCTCCTTGCAACAGTCTCATGAATGAACAATGTACATGTTGACAATGTTACCACTACATTATCAATCCATTATAAAGTAACAGAGCAGGCATGATGCTTACATCTGACTTGTTAAACCATACCACCTACTTAACTACAAACTGCCATGTACAAATGCATACTCTCAATTCTTTTCATGGCCGCTCTAGGCTGTGCAGCCCAGACAAATTTTACCCGGCATTACTACAACGGCAGTCAATCCATTTCATCAAATTCTGTTCTTCAAAACAGCGATGGCTCCTATATAATGGCAGGAAAAATGGATACCCTGATCAGCGCTACCCAGGGATATGCCGGTTTTATTAAAAAATCGGATGCAGCAGGCAACCTGCTCTCAACTCAATATTACTCCATTCCCAATACCAGCGGACTGGAATTCAGGAAGATCATCAAAACGATGGATGGGAATTACATAGTGGTGGGAATGATTGATCATAGTTGCATAGCCGGATCAACCTTACAGGATATTCTCGTTTCGAAAATAGATACCTTGGGAACCATGCTCTGGTACAAAAGCTATGGGGAACAAGTTTCAGATATAGGAGTGGATGTTAAAGAACTGTCAGATGGCAACCTCGTTATACAATCGTGGTTCGCAAAACTCGACACCAATTTTACGCCCTACACTTCATTTCATCTAATAAAAACAAATGCAACAGGTGACTCCTTATGGACCCGGCATTATTACCATAACGACAGGGTAGAGCAATTTGCAACCACCCTTGTTGAAACTTCGGATGGCGGTTTTGCATTGGCCGGAAGTATGAATGATCAAAACGGCGGATTAAAAGGATATCTCATTAAAACGGACAGCCTGGGCATAGAGCAATGGAACAAAACCATAGATTCAACCTCCGAAAATTACTCCGAACTGGTTAATGTTTATAGTAACAATGGAAACATTACAGTTATTGCAAAAGTTTACGGGGTATCTCTTGAAAATACGATCATATCCAACTTCAATAATTCGGGTAGTCTAAACTGGACGAACACCCTGGTTGAAAATGATGTACAGGTATTTACATCTACCCGCAGCTATGATGGAGGATACGCATTAATAGGAGAATCCATTGATGCACTTAACCCTCATCCTGTACTTATTAAACTGGACAGCACCGGGAATAAAGTATGGAGGAGGGACCTTGATCAGCTTTTGCAACAGTATCCCACCGCAATCATTCAGGCAATGGATAATGATTTTATTGTCACCGGGAATAGTGTAAGCTATGATCCCTATTCCGTTTTTCTGGCTAAAACAGCTGATTCAGCTGTATTGCTGAATTCAATAAAAGCATTTGTTTCGAATACCTATTCTGTTTATCCAAACCCTGCAACGCAGTTTTTACGAATTGACAGGTCCAAAAATGAGATATCAAACATAAAAGCCGTAAAAATCATTAATCTGCATGGGCAGGTAGTAAAATCGGTCAGTCCACAGGAAATTCAGAGCGGAAGGATCGATATATCAGATCTGTCCCCCGGAGTTTATTTTATTGCTTTTTATACGGTGGATGGTAGCAATAGCATTTCGAAAATAATTAAAGAATAAGAACTGCAGGCAATCGTGCATTGGCGAACCTGGGATCTGAAATCCAGGGTAAGCAATTAGGACATCATTCTTTCCAGTAGTCTCATTCGGGCACCATCTAGAATCGTGGAGAATCCAGGGATTCATCCTTTTTTCAAATTTGCTAGTTGGCA includes:
- a CDS encoding DUF4402 domain-containing protein codes for the protein MKNLLALAIIVLGFTATSFAQVTATASTTATIITPIAIEKDVDMNFGNIAVSPTLGGTVVLPTSGARTKTGGVTLPVVTGTVSAASFTVTGEGNSTYSITLPSSAITLTSPSGTMTVENFVSTPSNTGALNNGSQEVKVGATLNVGAAQAAGTYTNESSLFVTVNYN
- a CDS encoding T9SS type A sorting domain-containing protein, whose protein sequence is MYKCILSILFMAALGCAAQTNFTRHYYNGSQSISSNSVLQNSDGSYIMAGKMDTLISATQGYAGFIKKSDAAGNLLSTQYYSIPNTSGLEFRKIIKTMDGNYIVVGMIDHSCIAGSTLQDILVSKIDTLGTMLWYKSYGEQVSDIGVDVKELSDGNLVIQSWFAKLDTNFTPYTSFHLIKTNATGDSLWTRHYYHNDRVEQFATTLVETSDGGFALAGSMNDQNGGLKGYLIKTDSLGIEQWNKTIDSTSENYSELVNVYSNNGNITVIAKVYGVSLENTIISNFNNSGSLNWTNTLVENDVQVFTSTRSYDGGYALIGESIDALNPHPVLIKLDSTGNKVWRRDLDQLLQQYPTAIIQAMDNDFIVTGNSVSYDPYSVFLAKTADSAVLLNSIKAFVSNTYSVYPNPATQFLRIDRSKNEISNIKAVKIINLHGQVVKSVSPQEIQSGRIDISDLSPGVYFIAFYTVDGSNSISKIIKE